In Phormidium ambiguum IAM M-71, a genomic segment contains:
- a CDS encoding carotenoid oxygenase family protein: MDTDYPRVPRSIMNANQDEDESPIAMEIKGTLPNDLQGHVFIIAPSGLPFEDGTAFLNGNGMIYRLDFDRPGEAKLQRKLANSPDYCADTATQNIELLKFQNYGIVRFSWLLGSRNQLNTAFLPMKFSGEQNERLLVTYDAGRPYEIDTKTLKTVTPVGNLEEWEAEITKPKYPLPLILSTAHPVFDVHKSQMFTVNYGRSMLNLLGIIVKGTEAIISAIKLNKNLTDRERQKPISIFSRLELLLRIACNLKNPDRNFVILMRWDGTNGLKKWKLVKSDNSPVKLSQSIHQIGLTEDYVVLMDTAFVTGIEQVVNNFPDLPILDERRLFARRPSPNSILYIVRRDDLKEDRSTVVAHQVTIPREAAHFLVDYENPNNKITLHIAHICAWDIAEWLRRADKFPKENSLVPSDLLGTQQGQMDISQMGRHIIDVNKLGESEPLIESTFMSHSLCTWGPGLCTYSPSLGMTPNKLDNIYWVSFGLWKELTIQFMYDMYKHYKYRQVPLDKLLKLAEQGVPSCLYRLHTLSMTIPDYYQCEKGYLLLSPQFVPRLNSEESSTNGYIVCTAFTPERDEIWIFDAEKLNKGPICKLSHPTLNIGLSLHTAWLNNITERQASYKIPVKEDYQSLVNNWLEFIDTLKTLKEQDKHQIKKEIKELFEQEIYTNCESDIMSA; this comes from the coding sequence GTGGATACTGATTATCCTAGAGTTCCGCGATCGATAATGAATGCCAATCAAGATGAGGATGAGTCTCCCATTGCAATGGAAATTAAAGGAACTCTACCTAACGATTTGCAAGGTCACGTATTCATCATTGCACCATCTGGGCTGCCATTTGAAGACGGAACTGCATTCTTAAATGGTAACGGGATGATTTATCGACTTGACTTTGATCGCCCAGGTGAAGCGAAATTGCAGCGGAAGCTGGCAAATTCACCAGATTACTGTGCCGATACAGCAACTCAAAATATCGAGTTGCTAAAGTTCCAAAATTATGGAATTGTCAGATTTTCTTGGTTGCTTGGCTCTCGCAATCAATTAAATACAGCCTTTCTGCCGATGAAATTTTCTGGAGAGCAAAATGAGCGATTGCTCGTAACTTACGATGCAGGTCGTCCCTACGAAATCGATACAAAAACCTTAAAGACAGTAACACCAGTTGGGAATTTGGAAGAATGGGAAGCAGAGATTACTAAGCCAAAGTACCCATTGCCACTAATTTTAAGTACAGCACATCCTGTCTTTGATGTTCACAAAAGTCAGATGTTTACGGTAAATTACGGCAGATCGATGTTAAATTTATTGGGAATAATTGTTAAAGGAACTGAGGCGATAATTTCCGCTATTAAACTTAATAAAAATCTAACCGATCGAGAAAGACAAAAGCCAATTTCTATATTTTCCAGACTTGAATTACTTTTAAGGATTGCTTGTAATTTAAAAAATCCCGATCGTAACTTTGTTATTTTGATGCGCTGGGATGGTACCAACGGTCTAAAAAAATGGAAATTAGTTAAATCAGATAACTCGCCAGTAAAACTCAGCCAAAGTATACATCAGATTGGATTAACAGAAGATTATGTGGTGTTGATGGATACAGCCTTTGTTACTGGGATTGAACAGGTAGTAAACAACTTTCCAGACCTTCCAATATTAGACGAAAGGAGATTGTTCGCTCGTCGGCCATCACCAAATTCTATACTCTACATTGTGCGCCGCGACGACCTGAAAGAAGATCGGTCAACTGTAGTGGCACACCAAGTAACAATTCCTCGTGAAGCCGCTCACTTTTTAGTAGACTATGAAAATCCCAACAACAAAATTACACTTCATATTGCCCACATTTGTGCTTGGGATATTGCCGAATGGCTGCGTCGTGCAGATAAATTCCCTAAAGAAAATAGCCTTGTACCGAGTGATTTACTGGGAACGCAACAGGGTCAAATGGACATCAGCCAGATGGGAAGACATATTATAGATGTTAATAAATTAGGAGAAAGTGAACCGCTAATTGAGTCAACATTTATGTCCCATTCTCTTTGCACTTGGGGGCCTGGATTGTGTACCTATTCGCCATCTTTAGGTATGACTCCAAATAAGCTTGATAATATTTATTGGGTTTCTTTCGGACTTTGGAAGGAGTTAACAATTCAGTTTATGTACGATATGTACAAACATTATAAATACAGACAAGTGCCATTAGACAAACTTCTTAAACTAGCTGAACAAGGCGTGCCATCTTGCCTGTATCGATTGCACACTCTGTCAATGACAATACCTGATTACTACCAATGTGAAAAAGGTTATTTGTTACTTTCACCACAGTTTGTCCCGCGTCTTAATAGCGAAGAAAGTTCAACTAACGGTTATATTGTGTGTACCGCTTTCACTCCAGAGCGCGATGAAATTTGGATTTTCGATGCCGAAAAGCTAAATAAAGGCCCAATATGTAAGTTATCTCATCCTACATTGAATATTGGGCTATCCTTGCACACAGCATGGTTGAACAATATCACTGAGCGTCAAGCTAGTTACAAGATTCCTGTCAAAGAAGATTACCAATCCTTAGTGAATAATTGGCTCGAATTTATAGATACGTTGAAGACTCTAAAGGAGCAAGATAAACACCAGATTAAAAAAGAAATTAAAGAACTATTTGAACAAGAAATTTACACAAATTGTGAATCTGATATTATGTCCGCTTAA
- a CDS encoding eIF2A-related protein: MMEFEEGLKVADEAFFLSVGRRLTEVESAILRGSWQGLTYEQISDLSSYSVSYLKRDIGPKLWKLLSEALGEEVSKSNFRPALERKWRSLLSTQVITTVPVTNRCQDWGEAIDVSIFYGRTSELTKLSQWILQDNCRLICLLGMGGIGKTALSVKLSQQIKDEFDYVIWRSLRNAPPLENLLNELVLFLSHQQDNKAELCQLIKYLRSHRCLIILDNLETILNADRAGHYRSGYENYGELLQVIGETPHSSCIVVTSREKPAEVATFEGVELAVRSLRLSGLQAEAEQLFAVKGLFGSNTDKQKLIECYGGNPLALKIVSTSIQDLFDGNISEFLAQDTPLFNGVRRLLDQQFNRLSSNEQTIMYWLAINREWTTVSELYEDICPPISRAKLLETLEALSWRNLIEKQSGSYTQQPVVMEYVSDRLTETIAEELLRKNLSLFINYALLKTNVKDYIRESQIRIILEPIINKIWKYFNNKTAVEQLLKQILDLLKSQKKGSFGYSCGNLINLFRYLETDLTDYDFSNLEFRQAYLLDVNLHNVNFSNSDFYKSTFNQAFGSIVSVDFSPNGELVASGEAKGEIYLWSLDHALNSASSSCQPLLTLKGHTTWVWSIKFSPLGQIIASGGEDQTMRIWDVSTGQCLQILREHTSAILSVSFSPNGQILATSSADSTVKIWDLNTKTCLHTFSGNTNQNRTVFISPDGKLVASGSADQTIRIWEINSGGLLKVLTGHQGQIWTIDFHPNGKLIASGSHDKTIKIWDVNTGECLKTLLGHHGAIWSISFSPDGKIIASGSGDRTIKIWQTETGECLKTFPGHTNLIWSVAFSPDGRTIASGSEDQTMKLWDVQTGQALRTFQGYAIQIWSVCFSPNDQMLASCGTDSTIRIWNYHTGECLKTLQKKFTSWMVCLAFSPNGKIMVSGSADCHIRIWDVNTDECLHSYPAHTSWVTSVCFSPDGQYLASSSMDQTIKIWDMTTNKCIQDWQVHTNWIWSISWSPDGKYLASGSLDKTVKILDANTGKCLQTLVGHTNWIWSVVFSPDSTIVASSSSDQTIRIWDLNTGESLQVFSGHTNQIVGVRFSPDGKLIASTGADQTVRIWDIHTGKCLKVMQGHTNQIRCLAFSIGGNAIASGSADGTIKIWDVQTGECLRTLQAKRPYEGMNITGITGLNEAEKSTLKALGAVVYHY; the protein is encoded by the coding sequence ATGATGGAATTTGAGGAAGGCTTAAAAGTTGCAGACGAGGCTTTTTTTCTTAGCGTCGGTAGAAGATTAACAGAGGTAGAAAGTGCTATTTTACGCGGTTCTTGGCAAGGTCTAACTTATGAGCAAATTTCCGACCTTAGCAGCTATTCTGTTAGTTATCTGAAGCGAGATATTGGGCCAAAATTGTGGAAATTGCTTTCGGAAGCGTTGGGTGAGGAGGTGAGTAAAAGCAATTTTCGACCTGCTTTAGAACGCAAATGGCGATCGCTTTTAAGCACACAAGTAATAACAACTGTTCCTGTTACCAATCGCTGTCAAGATTGGGGAGAAGCGATCGATGTGTCTATTTTTTATGGTCGTACTTCTGAATTAACTAAATTATCACAATGGATTTTACAAGATAATTGTCGATTAATTTGTTTGTTAGGAATGGGAGGAATCGGAAAAACTGCTTTATCAGTAAAGTTATCCCAGCAAATTAAAGATGAATTTGATTATGTAATTTGGCGCAGTCTTCGCAATGCGCCACCTTTAGAAAATCTGCTTAACGAATTAGTTTTGTTTCTCTCCCATCAGCAAGATAACAAAGCAGAATTATGTCAATTAATCAAATATTTGCGTTCTCATCGTTGCTTAATAATTTTGGATAATTTGGAAACAATTTTAAATGCCGATCGCGCTGGACATTATCGATCGGGATATGAAAATTATGGCGAATTACTACAAGTCATTGGGGAAACTCCTCATTCAAGTTGTATAGTTGTTACTAGTCGGGAAAAACCTGCGGAAGTTGCTACTTTTGAAGGAGTAGAATTAGCAGTACGTTCTTTGAGATTAAGCGGATTACAAGCAGAAGCGGAACAATTATTTGCAGTAAAAGGTTTATTTGGTTCCAATACTGATAAACAAAAACTAATAGAATGCTATGGGGGAAATCCTTTAGCTTTAAAAATTGTTTCCACTTCTATTCAAGACTTATTTGATGGAAATATTAGCGAATTTTTAGCCCAAGATACACCGCTTTTTAATGGTGTACGTCGGCTTTTAGATCAACAATTTAACCGCCTTTCTTCTAACGAACAAACGATAATGTATTGGTTGGCAATTAATCGAGAATGGACAACAGTTTCTGAGTTGTATGAAGATATTTGTCCACCAATTTCTCGCGCTAAGTTGTTGGAAACCTTAGAAGCTTTAAGTTGGCGTAACTTAATTGAAAAACAATCGGGTAGCTATACTCAACAACCTGTTGTTATGGAATATGTGAGCGATCGCCTAACCGAAACTATAGCTGAAGAACTTCTCAGAAAAAATTTATCGTTATTTATTAATTACGCATTACTAAAAACTAATGTTAAAGATTATATTAGAGAAAGCCAAATTCGTATAATTTTAGAACCAATTATTAATAAAATATGGAAATACTTTAACAATAAAACCGCAGTAGAACAACTATTAAAGCAAATTCTTGATTTACTTAAATCCCAAAAAAAAGGCTCATTTGGTTATAGTTGTGGAAATCTCATCAACCTTTTTCGTTACCTAGAAACGGATTTAACTGATTATGATTTTTCTAATTTAGAATTTCGCCAAGCTTATCTTTTAGATGTAAACTTACATAACGTTAATTTTAGTAATAGTGATTTTTATAAATCAACCTTTAATCAAGCTTTTGGTAGTATTGTATCTGTTGATTTTAGCCCAAATGGAGAACTAGTAGCGAGTGGCGAAGCTAAAGGCGAAATTTATCTTTGGTCGCTGGATCATGCGCTCAATTCTGCCAGTAGTAGCTGTCAACCATTATTAACTTTAAAGGGTCATACAACTTGGGTTTGGTCAATTAAATTTAGCCCTTTAGGACAAATCATTGCTAGTGGCGGCGAGGATCAAACCATGAGAATTTGGGATGTTTCTACAGGCCAATGTTTACAAATTTTACGGGAACATACAAGTGCAATTTTGTCCGTTTCCTTTAGTCCTAATGGTCAAATATTGGCTACCAGTAGTGCAGATTCTACAGTAAAAATTTGGGATCTTAATACGAAAACTTGTTTGCACACTTTTTCTGGTAATACTAATCAAAATCGTACTGTTTTTATTAGTCCTGATGGAAAATTAGTTGCCAGTGGTAGTGCGGATCAAACTATTAGAATTTGGGAGATTAATAGTGGTGGATTGTTAAAGGTTTTAACCGGACACCAAGGACAAATTTGGACAATTGATTTTCATCCAAATGGCAAATTAATTGCTAGTGGTAGTCATGATAAAACTATTAAAATTTGGGATGTTAACACTGGCGAATGTTTAAAAACTTTACTGGGACATCACGGCGCAATTTGGTCAATTTCTTTTAGTCCTGATGGCAAAATTATTGCCAGTGGTAGTGGCGATCGCACTATCAAAATTTGGCAAACTGAAACAGGCGAATGTTTAAAAACTTTCCCAGGACATACTAACTTAATTTGGTCAGTTGCTTTTAGTCCTGATGGAAGAACGATCGCTAGCGGTAGCGAGGATCAAACTATGAAACTTTGGGATGTACAAACTGGTCAAGCATTAAGAACTTTTCAAGGTTATGCTATTCAAATTTGGTCAGTTTGTTTTAGTCCTAACGATCAAATGTTAGCTAGTTGTGGCACAGATTCAACTATTAGAATTTGGAATTATCATACAGGGGAATGTTTGAAAACTCTGCAAAAGAAATTTACTAGTTGGATGGTATGTCTTGCTTTCAGTCCCAACGGTAAAATTATGGTTAGTGGTAGTGCTGATTGTCATATTAGAATTTGGGATGTAAATACAGATGAATGTTTACATAGTTACCCAGCACATACTAGTTGGGTAACTTCTGTATGTTTTAGTCCAGATGGTCAATATTTGGCTAGTAGTAGTATGGATCAAACGATTAAAATCTGGGATATGACTACTAATAAATGTATCCAAGATTGGCAGGTACACACTAATTGGATTTGGTCAATTTCTTGGAGTCCTGATGGTAAATACTTGGCTAGCGGTAGTTTAGATAAAACCGTAAAAATTTTGGACGCAAATACAGGGAAATGTTTGCAAACTTTAGTAGGTCATACTAATTGGATTTGGTCAGTTGTTTTTAGTCCAGATAGTACAATTGTTGCTAGTAGTAGTAGCGATCAAACAATCAGAATATGGGATCTAAATACTGGGGAAAGCTTACAGGTTTTTTCTGGGCACACTAATCAAATAGTTGGAGTCAGATTTAGTCCTGATGGTAAATTAATTGCTAGTACTGGCGCAGATCAAACAGTGAGAATTTGGGATATACATACAGGAAAGTGTTTGAAAGTTATGCAAGGACATACTAATCAAATACGTTGTCTGGCTTTTTCTATTGGGGGAAATGCGATCGCCAGTGGCAGCGCTGATGGAACAATTAAAATTTGGGACGTGCAAACAGGTGAATGTTTAAGAACTTTACAAGCAAAAAGACCTTATGAAGGCATGAATATTACTGGAATAACTGGTTTGAATGAAGCTGAAAAATCCACTTTAAAAGCTTTAGGTGCAGTAGTTTATCATTATTAA
- a CDS encoding nuclear transport factor 2 family protein yields MDVEQVALEVRDRLEIADAVYRFVAGIDFNDDELFVSAFAPDAIVDVTSNNQMWGTEYPIFEGRDTILQVFKSSVFSLDTTHAVSNPRAKIDDDTATLHTITEAQHFPPNDRTRHCLIKSHYHVNLVRDRTRWVITKLVINSVWFTGDPNILVGK; encoded by the coding sequence ATGGATGTAGAACAAGTAGCTCTGGAAGTTAGAGACAGATTAGAAATAGCTGATGCTGTATATCGTTTTGTTGCAGGTATTGACTTTAATGATGATGAATTGTTTGTTTCTGCTTTTGCGCCTGATGCTATTGTTGATGTGACATCAAATAATCAGATGTGGGGGACTGAATATCCAATTTTTGAAGGGCGTGATACTATTCTCCAAGTATTTAAGAGTTCAGTTTTTTCACTTGATACAACGCACGCTGTTAGCAATCCTCGTGCCAAGATAGATGATGATACGGCGACACTTCATACTATTACGGAAGCGCAACATTTTCCGCCGAACGATCGCACAAGGCATTGCTTAATTAAAAGTCATTATCATGTAAATTTAGTGCGCGATCGCACTCGCTGGGTAATAACTAAGTTAGTAATCAATAGTGTTTGGTTTACTGGCGATCCAAACATTTTAGTCGGGAAATGA